A DNA window from Gillisia sp. Hel1_33_143 contains the following coding sequences:
- a CDS encoding 2-oxoglutarate dehydrogenase E1 component — protein MDRFSFLNAANTAYFADLYDQYLRNPDSIEPSWRAFFQGFDFRMEESGVTANNNEVQFQANPLENQNGEIPQSVLKEFEVVRLIDGYRTRGHLFTKTNPVRDRRKYTPTLELQNFGLSEQDLDVKFSAGEILGIGAATLREIVDHLETIYCHSIGVEYMYIRKPEEIEWIQKKLNINDNQPKFSNEEKKQILSKLNQAISFESFLHTKYVGQKRFSLEGNESLIPALDAIIEKAADLGVKDFVMGMAHRGRLNTLTNIFGKSAKQIFSEFDGKDYEQDIFDGDVKYHLGWTSCRTTNSGKEININIAPNPSHLETVGAVVEGISRAKQDRRYKDDISKVLPIIVHGDAAIAGQGLVYEIVQMAQLEGYKTGGTIHIVVNNQIGFTTNYLDGRSSTYCTDVAKVTLSPVLHVNADDAEAVVHAVLFALDFRMHFGRDVFIDLLGYRKYGHNEGDEPRFTQPKLYKAIAKHENSRDIYAEELLKSGVIEEGYVKKLEEEYKAKLEEELEDSRKEDTTKITPFMQDEWEGFENVQEDVMMEAVDTTVSLDKLTEVAEVITKLPKDKKFLRKIAKLIEARHTMFFDTNKLDWAMAELLAYGTLMQEGYSVRMSGQDVERGTFSHRHAVVKVEESEEEIILHNSIPDKKGDFHIYNSLLSEYGVVGFDYGYAMASPQTLTIWEAQFGDFVNGAQIMIDQYISAAEDKWKLQNGLVMLLPHGYEGQGAEHSSGRMERFLQLCATDNMFVADCTTPANMFHLLRKQMKVNYRKPLIIFTPKSLLRHPKVISTKEEFANGSFQTVIDDSEANVDNIKTLVFCTGKFYYDLLDEREKNERNDVALVRVEQLFPLPSTKMKEIMAKYKNADDLVWAQEEPRNMGAYSHMLLHFDEAKNFRVCSRRFYGSPAAGSSVRYKKRHEKVIESVFDKTMN, from the coding sequence ATGGATAGATTTTCATTTCTTAACGCCGCAAATACAGCATATTTCGCTGACCTCTACGATCAATATTTACGAAATCCAGATAGTATAGAGCCAAGTTGGCGTGCTTTCTTTCAAGGTTTTGACTTTCGAATGGAAGAAAGTGGCGTAACTGCAAATAACAATGAAGTACAATTTCAAGCCAATCCTCTTGAAAATCAGAATGGGGAAATTCCTCAGTCTGTTCTTAAAGAGTTTGAAGTAGTAAGGCTAATTGATGGCTATAGAACTCGTGGGCATTTGTTTACTAAAACAAATCCTGTTAGAGATAGAAGAAAATATACTCCTACTTTAGAGTTACAGAATTTCGGACTTTCTGAACAAGATTTGGATGTTAAATTTAGCGCTGGAGAAATATTAGGAATAGGAGCGGCTACACTCAGGGAGATCGTAGATCATTTAGAAACCATCTATTGTCATTCTATTGGGGTTGAGTATATGTACATCCGCAAGCCAGAAGAAATAGAGTGGATCCAGAAAAAACTTAACATAAATGACAATCAGCCTAAATTTAGTAATGAAGAGAAAAAACAAATTCTCTCTAAATTAAATCAGGCTATATCTTTTGAGAGCTTTTTACATACCAAATATGTTGGGCAAAAGCGTTTCTCTCTAGAGGGTAACGAAAGTTTGATCCCAGCTTTAGACGCAATTATCGAGAAAGCAGCAGATCTTGGAGTTAAAGATTTCGTGATGGGTATGGCTCACCGCGGGAGACTTAATACGCTTACCAATATTTTTGGGAAAAGCGCTAAGCAGATCTTTAGTGAATTTGATGGGAAAGATTACGAACAGGATATTTTTGATGGAGATGTAAAATATCATTTGGGCTGGACCTCTTGCAGAACGACCAACAGCGGTAAAGAAATCAACATAAACATTGCGCCAAACCCTTCTCATTTAGAGACGGTAGGAGCTGTTGTGGAAGGAATTTCTAGAGCTAAACAAGATCGAAGATATAAAGACGATATTTCAAAAGTACTTCCAATAATAGTACATGGTGATGCAGCAATAGCAGGGCAAGGTTTAGTATATGAAATTGTGCAAATGGCGCAATTAGAAGGATACAAGACCGGAGGTACCATTCATATAGTAGTTAATAACCAAATAGGTTTCACTACTAATTATTTAGACGGTAGATCTTCTACCTATTGTACCGATGTTGCTAAGGTTACACTTTCTCCTGTACTACATGTAAATGCAGACGATGCAGAAGCTGTGGTACACGCGGTACTATTTGCTTTAGATTTTAGAATGCATTTTGGTAGAGACGTTTTTATTGATCTATTAGGATATAGAAAATACGGGCATAATGAGGGTGATGAGCCTAGGTTTACCCAGCCAAAATTATACAAAGCTATAGCTAAGCATGAGAACTCTAGAGATATTTATGCTGAAGAGTTACTTAAGAGTGGTGTAATAGAGGAAGGTTACGTTAAGAAACTGGAAGAAGAGTATAAGGCAAAATTAGAAGAAGAATTAGAAGATTCTCGTAAGGAAGATACCACCAAGATCACTCCTTTCATGCAAGATGAATGGGAAGGTTTTGAAAATGTTCAGGAAGATGTAATGATGGAGGCGGTAGATACTACTGTGTCATTAGATAAATTAACTGAAGTTGCAGAAGTTATTACCAAACTTCCAAAAGATAAGAAATTTCTACGCAAGATCGCTAAACTTATAGAAGCACGTCATACGATGTTCTTTGATACTAATAAGTTAGATTGGGCGATGGCAGAATTGTTGGCTTATGGAACTTTAATGCAGGAGGGATATAGCGTTAGAATGAGTGGGCAAGATGTAGAAAGAGGAACTTTTTCTCATCGTCATGCTGTAGTTAAGGTGGAAGAGAGTGAAGAAGAGATCATTCTACATAATAGTATACCAGATAAAAAAGGAGATTTCCATATCTACAATTCATTACTATCAGAATATGGGGTAGTGGGGTTCGATTATGGTTACGCAATGGCAAGTCCGCAAACGCTTACTATTTGGGAAGCTCAATTTGGAGATTTCGTAAATGGTGCGCAGATCATGATAGATCAATATATTTCTGCAGCAGAAGATAAGTGGAAATTGCAAAATGGATTGGTAATGCTGTTGCCTCACGGATACGAGGGGCAAGGGGCAGAACACTCTTCAGGTAGAATGGAGCGTTTTCTTCAACTTTGCGCAACAGATAATATGTTTGTAGCAGATTGTACAACGCCTGCAAATATGTTTCACTTATTGCGTAAGCAAATGAAGGTGAACTATAGAAAACCTCTAATTATTTTTACTCCAAAAAGTTTGTTGAGACATCCTAAAGTGATCTCTACAAAAGAAGAATTTGCAAATGGATCTTTTCAAACAGTTATTGATGATTCAGAAGCGAATGTAGATAATATCAAAACTTTGGTATTCTGTACAGGAAAATTCTACTATGATCTTTTAGATGAGAGAGAGAAAAATGAAAGAAATGATGTAGCTTTAGTTCGTGTAGAGCAATTATTTCCGCTTCCTTCCACTAAGATGAAAGAGATCATGGCTAAGTATAAAAACGCAGATGATCTTGTTTGGGCTCAGGAAGAACCAAGAAATATGGGCGCTTACAGCCATATGTTATTACATTTTGATGAGGCTAAGAATTTTAGAGTATGTAGTAGAAGATTTTATGGATCTCCTGCAGCAGGTAGTTCTGTAAGATATAAAAAGCGCCATGAGAAAGTAATCGAAAGCGTTTTTGATAAAACAATGAATTAA
- a CDS encoding polyprenyl synthetase family protein, whose translation MLSISEYREAFVEYLEEKVVTREPVNLYEPITYILNLGGKRLRPVLVLMTAEIFDSSYKNALDAALAIEVFHNFSLVHDDIMDAAPLRRGKETVHEKWDLNTGILSGDAMLINAYQLFENYDGVIFKELAQLFTKTAIEVCEGQQYDIDFESREDVKISDYLKMIEFKTAVLVGASLQMGAIVAEAPEECKRAMYEFGRLLGIAFQLQDDYLDAFGDPESFGKQLGGDIIENKKTFLYLTALQKASEAEAKQLEHLYSISPMDASGKIEAVKGIFEQSGASNLAREEIKKYTKEAFDVLDKIQVPADKKLLLRKFGESLMDRQV comes from the coding sequence ATGCTATCAATATCTGAATATCGCGAAGCTTTTGTAGAGTATCTTGAAGAGAAAGTAGTTACAAGAGAACCCGTGAATTTGTACGAGCCAATTACCTACATTTTAAATTTGGGTGGAAAGCGATTAAGACCGGTATTGGTATTGATGACAGCAGAGATCTTTGATTCTTCTTACAAAAATGCACTAGATGCTGCATTGGCTATTGAAGTGTTTCATAATTTTTCTTTGGTTCATGATGATATTATGGATGCTGCACCTTTAAGAAGAGGTAAGGAAACCGTTCATGAAAAATGGGATCTTAATACGGGAATTCTTTCTGGAGATGCTATGCTTATTAATGCATACCAATTATTTGAAAATTATGATGGCGTTATTTTTAAGGAACTTGCACAGTTATTTACAAAAACGGCCATAGAGGTTTGTGAAGGGCAGCAGTACGATATAGATTTTGAGAGTAGGGAAGATGTAAAGATCTCAGACTATCTTAAAATGATAGAATTTAAAACTGCGGTTTTAGTTGGAGCATCGTTACAAATGGGAGCTATTGTAGCTGAAGCACCTGAAGAATGTAAACGCGCAATGTATGAATTTGGTAGATTGCTAGGAATTGCTTTTCAATTACAGGATGATTATTTAGATGCCTTTGGAGATCCTGAATCTTTTGGGAAACAACTTGGTGGAGATATCATTGAAAATAAAAAGACCTTTTTATATCTAACGGCACTTCAAAAAGCAAGTGAAGCAGAAGCTAAACAACTAGAACATTTATATTCTATCTCGCCTATGGATGCGTCTGGTAAAATTGAAGCGGTAAAAGGAATTTTTGAGCAAAGTGGAGCTTCTAATCTGGCTCGAGAAGAGATCAAAAAATATACAAAAGAAGCTTTTGATGTTCTTGATAAAATTCAGGTGCCGGCAGATAAGAAATTATTGCTCAGAAAATTCGGAGAATCTTTAATGGATAGGCAGGTTTAA
- a CDS encoding TetR/AcrR family transcriptional regulator has translation MKDHIIQTAADLFLNLGFKSVTMDDIANKLGISKKTIYSHFSTKTKLVEASTFYIISTISCGIESINKQKMNPIVELFEIKKFAMNNLKDEKSSPQYQLKKYYPEVFASVQKTHLQIMEGSVTTNLERGIKDGLYRANLPIDFISKIYFVGMMGLKDDYHFPVDKYSSFELLESFLEYHLRAIVTDKGLETLNQFIKTEVV, from the coding sequence TTGAAAGATCACATTATTCAAACCGCTGCAGATCTGTTCTTAAACCTTGGCTTTAAGAGCGTTACTATGGATGATATTGCGAATAAACTGGGAATTTCTAAAAAGACCATCTACTCTCATTTCTCTACGAAAACCAAATTAGTAGAAGCAAGCACTTTTTATATTATCTCCACTATTTCTTGTGGTATTGAAAGTATAAACAAACAAAAGATGAATCCTATTGTAGAACTCTTTGAGATCAAAAAGTTCGCAATGAATAATTTAAAGGATGAAAAATCTTCCCCTCAATATCAACTTAAAAAATATTATCCTGAGGTGTTTGCGAGTGTTCAAAAAACCCATTTACAAATAATGGAAGGTTCTGTAACCACAAATCTAGAGCGCGGCATAAAAGACGGGTTGTATAGAGCTAATTTACCTATAGACTTTATTAGTAAGATCTATTTTGTAGGAATGATGGGACTTAAAGATGATTACCATTTTCCGGTAGATAAATATAGCAGCTTTGAGCTTTTAGAAAGTTTTTTAGAATATCATCTGCGCGCTATAGTTACAGACAAAGGCCTAGAAACCCTCAATCAATTTATTAAAACTGAAGTTGTTTAA
- a CDS encoding TolC family protein: protein MKNISSLLLAVLFCANLWAQESETSRVYTFSLEEAIAFGIDNNYAARISSKDIDKALKQKWEIIAQGLPQITGNLDYQNFLKQPVTLIPAEITGGEPGTFTPVRFGTQQNLNGTATWNQLIFDGSYIVGVQSAKTLLQISKNAKTKTDQQVKSSVINAYGNVLLAEESVKILQYNIETLEKNYSDTKKIFENGLTEEENVEQLEITLIGLKNNLNRNKRNRDISYEMLNLTLGLPVQTLLKLTEDLNILALRYFDLELLAKDISVEENIDYRIAENQAEAARIYVRLEQSKALPRLSAFVNYGFQGNSESFSFLQNDQKYFTQSILGVNLSIPIFSSGMRGARTQQKKIEYDQALIQLDQTKNQVRLEIDSAKNNYEYSLENYKTQQQNLRLAERIENKNQIKFSEGLATSFDLRDAQTQLFSAQQELLQSMLNVITNKVELENLLDTSRYTAKN from the coding sequence ATGAAAAATATTAGTTCATTGCTTTTAGCAGTTCTATTTTGCGCCAATCTCTGGGCTCAAGAATCTGAGACCTCAAGAGTATATACCTTCTCTTTAGAGGAAGCTATTGCCTTTGGGATAGACAATAATTATGCTGCCAGGATCTCTTCTAAAGATATAGACAAAGCCCTAAAACAAAAATGGGAGATCATTGCACAAGGGCTGCCGCAAATTACAGGGAATTTAGATTACCAAAACTTCTTGAAGCAACCTGTAACATTAATTCCTGCAGAGATAACCGGTGGAGAACCAGGTACGTTTACTCCAGTAAGATTTGGGACTCAGCAAAACCTCAACGGAACAGCTACTTGGAATCAACTTATTTTTGATGGTTCTTATATTGTTGGAGTTCAGTCTGCAAAAACCCTGCTTCAAATTTCTAAGAATGCGAAGACCAAAACAGACCAGCAGGTAAAATCTAGTGTTATTAATGCCTACGGAAACGTTTTACTTGCAGAAGAAAGCGTAAAAATACTTCAATATAATATAGAGACCTTAGAGAAGAACTATTCTGATACTAAAAAGATCTTTGAAAATGGGTTAACCGAAGAAGAAAATGTAGAACAATTAGAGATCACTCTAATTGGGCTTAAGAATAACCTGAACAGGAATAAGCGCAACAGAGATATCTCTTATGAAATGCTTAATCTAACTTTAGGTTTACCCGTGCAAACCCTATTAAAACTTACCGAAGATCTTAACATTTTAGCATTAAGATATTTTGATTTGGAACTTCTTGCCAAAGATATTTCTGTAGAAGAAAACATAGACTATAGAATTGCAGAAAATCAGGCAGAGGCAGCTAGAATTTATGTGAGATTAGAACAATCTAAAGCGTTACCAAGATTATCTGCATTTGTAAATTATGGATTTCAAGGAAACAGCGAAAGTTTTTCATTCTTACAAAACGACCAGAAATATTTTACGCAATCTATTCTTGGCGTTAACCTTAGTATCCCAATATTTAGCAGTGGAATGCGCGGAGCTAGAACTCAGCAAAAGAAGATCGAATATGATCAGGCTCTTATTCAGCTAGATCAAACAAAAAATCAGGTAAGGCTCGAAATAGATTCTGCTAAGAATAACTACGAGTACAGCTTAGAAAATTACAAGACTCAACAGCAAAACTTAAGGCTTGCTGAGAGAATTGAGAATAAGAACCAAATTAAGTTTTCTGAAGGATTGGCTACGAGTTTTGATCTTAGAGATGCTCAAACCCAGTTATTCTCTGCTCAACAAGAGCTTTTACAATCTATGCTTAATGTAATAACCAACAAGGTGGAGTTAGAAAACTTATTAGATACTTCAAGATACACCGCTAAAAATTAA
- a CDS encoding efflux RND transporter periplasmic adaptor subunit, whose protein sequence is MKKLLSILTLSTLLISCGGDNNKSVEEIAASNDVKTIQQKRDELTTTQQEIHDQLKVLDAKLDELNPEKNVPLITAILAKKEVFNHYLELQGSVETKQNLVINAEIGGILNKVYVKEGDKVTKGQLLARIDDGGMSQQLAQLQTQADLAKTTFERQKRLWDQKIGSEIQFLQAKSNYEGQVSAVNQMKSQVARSTIIAPFSGIIDDVITEAGSVVSPGQTPILRIVNLSDMYIQTDVPENYISDVTKGKEVKVTFPVLGKSIDTKIRQTGNFINPDNRTFKVEIEVPNKEKEIKPNLTARLKINDYTSEEALLIPQSIISENAEGEQYIYILENVEGEKAVAKQQIIKTGKTQGDVIEVLEGVKDGDQIIKEGARSVKDGQTVKIITD, encoded by the coding sequence ATGAAAAAGTTACTATCAATACTTACACTTTCAACGCTTCTCATTTCTTGTGGAGGAGATAACAATAAATCTGTAGAAGAGATTGCAGCATCAAATGATGTTAAAACAATTCAGCAGAAAAGAGATGAATTAACTACCACACAGCAGGAAATACACGATCAGCTAAAAGTTCTGGATGCAAAATTAGATGAGCTTAATCCTGAAAAGAATGTGCCTTTAATTACCGCTATTTTAGCCAAAAAAGAAGTTTTTAATCACTATCTGGAACTTCAGGGTAGTGTAGAAACAAAGCAGAACCTAGTAATTAATGCTGAAATTGGCGGGATCCTTAATAAGGTTTATGTTAAGGAAGGTGATAAAGTTACAAAAGGCCAGCTTTTGGCGAGAATAGATGATGGCGGAATGAGCCAGCAATTGGCACAGCTACAAACTCAGGCAGATCTTGCTAAGACCACTTTTGAACGTCAGAAAAGATTATGGGACCAAAAGATTGGAAGTGAGATTCAATTTTTACAGGCTAAATCTAATTACGAAGGACAAGTAAGTGCTGTAAACCAAATGAAGAGTCAGGTTGCAAGATCTACGATTATCGCTCCTTTTTCAGGAATTATAGATGATGTTATTACGGAGGCAGGAAGCGTGGTTTCTCCAGGACAAACTCCAATTCTAAGAATTGTGAACTTATCTGATATGTATATCCAAACCGATGTACCCGAAAATTATATTTCTGATGTTACCAAAGGGAAAGAAGTTAAAGTAACATTTCCGGTACTTGGGAAATCTATAGATACTAAGATAAGACAAACAGGAAACTTTATAAATCCTGACAACAGAACTTTCAAGGTAGAAATTGAAGTTCCAAATAAGGAGAAAGAGATAAAACCTAACTTAACTGCAAGGTTAAAAATTAACGATTATACCAGTGAAGAAGCATTATTGATCCCGCAAAGTATTATTTCAGAAAATGCAGAAGGAGAACAGTACATCTATATTTTAGAGAATGTTGAAGGTGAAAAAGCCGTTGCTAAACAACAGATCATTAAAACCGGAAAAACTCAAGGAGATGTTATTGAGGTTCTAGAAGGAGTAAAAGATGGAGACCAGATCATTAAAGAAGGTGCTAGAAGTGTTAAAGACGGGCAAACCGTGAAAATTATTACAGATTAA
- a CDS encoding efflux RND transporter permease subunit, with product MEKKKKVIDQEFKLSSWAIQNKTTIYVMMILILFLGASAYFSMPRESFPEIRETKIYVSSLFPGNTAEDIEKLITNPLEDKLKTVSNVKEITSTSQEDYSMIVVEFDEGISVELAKQKVKDEIDSETSGEDWPTFNGAKVEPNVFELSISEEVPILNINISGDYPVAKLKEFGEYLQDDIEDLTEIKKVDIRGAQEKEIEVAVDIYKMMASSVNFQDITSAINGGNMTMSAGNFIASGQRRTIRILGEIDSPSDLENFVVKSDGGNNVYLKDIADISFKEKDRTTYAREFGERVVMLDVKKRSGKNMVEAAEKVEKIVKEAKENVFPSNLKITITNDQSSKTIGQVDDLVNNIIFGIILVVTVLMFFLGFKNALFVGFAIPMSMFMSLMILNYLGYTMNTMILFGLIMGLGMLVDNGIVVVENVYRLMDEEGMNRVDAAKKGISEIAFPIIISTATTVAAFVPLGLWPGLMGQFMIYFPITLSVVLGSSLFVAIFFNSVLVSQFMTTEDRNLPLKTIIKTSSIIAAIGLLIFIFGGDYRALGSVMIFTAIMLWVYRLVLRKMANRFQNTSLVKLENWYERQLTKSFLKKRPYWLIGSTFALLILAFVAFGASLNSKRTKVEFFPENKPNQIIVYIEYPQGTDIEKTNSITKEIEKRVYTVINDAQYMEGARNFMVESAVSQVGEGAGNPQTDGGSAAEMPHKGKITASMREFKFRQGEDSEILRQKVQEALDGIYPGVLISVEKDQNGPPTGAPINIELEGEDYNELINTAESMREFINNKNIAAIDELKIDVNKDKPAMQVIVDREKAGELGVSAGQVGQQLRNSIFGTKAGIYKNDGEDYDIYVRFDEESRYNSSALFNQDLIFRNNKGQLRQIPVSAVASKKNSSGFSAIKHRDTRRVVTVYSALSPGFTDAGAAVEQIQNEMRTYEGLSDDIKVDYTGQIEEQNKQQAFLMGAFFSGLGLIFFILIFQFNSISKPFIIMIAIFLSFIGVFGGIVISGAPFVIMMTMMGIISLAGIVVNNGVVLLDYAQLLIDRKKNELDLEEHEYLNKEQLLDSIILAGKARLRPVLLTAITTILGLIPLAIGLNINFFTLFSEFDANIYFGGDNVIFWGPLAWTVIYGLLIATFLTLNVVPILFYISMRIKMWIATKKNADAIPKNQDAPISADL from the coding sequence ATGGAAAAGAAGAAAAAAGTTATAGATCAGGAGTTTAAATTATCCTCTTGGGCTATACAAAACAAGACCACTATTTATGTAATGATGATCCTTATCTTATTCTTGGGAGCATCTGCATATTTTAGTATGCCTAGAGAAAGCTTCCCGGAAATTAGAGAAACTAAGATCTATGTAAGCTCATTATTTCCTGGGAATACCGCAGAAGATATTGAAAAACTAATTACTAATCCTTTAGAAGATAAATTAAAGACGGTAAGTAATGTAAAGGAGATCACTTCTACTTCACAAGAAGATTACTCTATGATAGTAGTGGAGTTTGATGAAGGTATTTCTGTTGAACTTGCCAAACAAAAGGTGAAGGATGAAATAGATTCAGAAACCTCTGGAGAAGATTGGCCTACTTTTAACGGCGCCAAAGTAGAACCAAATGTCTTTGAATTAAGTATCTCAGAAGAGGTTCCTATTTTAAATATTAATATCTCTGGAGATTATCCTGTTGCTAAGCTTAAAGAGTTTGGAGAGTATCTTCAGGATGATATTGAAGATCTAACCGAGATCAAAAAAGTGGATATTCGTGGGGCACAGGAAAAGGAAATTGAAGTTGCGGTAGATATTTATAAGATGATGGCATCTTCTGTAAATTTCCAGGATATTACCAGTGCAATTAACGGTGGAAATATGACCATGTCTGCAGGTAATTTTATTGCTAGTGGACAGCGTAGAACTATTAGAATTTTAGGAGAAATAGATTCCCCTTCAGACTTAGAAAACTTTGTAGTAAAATCTGATGGTGGAAATAATGTATACCTTAAAGATATAGCAGATATTAGTTTTAAGGAAAAAGACAGAACTACTTATGCCAGAGAATTTGGGGAGCGTGTAGTAATGTTGGATGTTAAGAAGCGTTCTGGAAAGAACATGGTGGAAGCTGCAGAAAAGGTTGAGAAGATCGTAAAAGAAGCTAAGGAAAATGTTTTTCCATCTAATTTAAAGATCACTATCACTAACGATCAATCTTCAAAAACCATAGGACAGGTAGATGACTTGGTGAATAACATCATATTTGGAATTATTCTGGTGGTAACGGTGCTGATGTTCTTCCTCGGATTTAAAAATGCACTTTTTGTTGGATTTGCTATTCCTATGTCTATGTTCATGTCTCTTATGATCTTGAACTATTTAGGATATACCATGAATACCATGATCTTGTTTGGACTCATCATGGGTCTTGGAATGTTGGTAGACAATGGGATTGTGGTTGTTGAGAATGTATATAGATTGATGGATGAAGAAGGTATGAATCGTGTAGATGCTGCCAAGAAAGGTATTAGTGAAATTGCATTTCCTATTATTATCTCTACAGCAACTACTGTAGCAGCATTTGTTCCTTTGGGATTATGGCCTGGTTTAATGGGGCAATTTATGATCTACTTCCCAATAACATTATCTGTAGTGCTTGGGTCTTCTTTATTTGTAGCTATCTTCTTTAATTCTGTATTAGTCTCTCAGTTCATGACCACAGAAGATAGAAATCTACCTTTAAAAACCATCATTAAAACATCTTCTATAATAGCAGCAATAGGATTGTTGATCTTTATTTTTGGTGGCGACTATCGCGCTTTAGGTTCTGTGATGATCTTTACCGCCATCATGCTTTGGGTTTATAGATTGGTGTTGAGAAAAATGGCAAATCGTTTTCAAAATACATCTTTAGTTAAGCTAGAGAATTGGTATGAAAGACAGTTAACAAAGTCATTTTTAAAGAAGCGTCCCTATTGGTTAATTGGAAGTACGTTTGCTCTATTGATCCTTGCCTTTGTAGCTTTTGGCGCCTCTTTAAATTCTAAAAGAACTAAAGTAGAATTCTTCCCGGAGAACAAACCAAATCAGATCATTGTTTATATAGAATATCCTCAGGGAACAGATATAGAGAAGACCAATAGCATCACCAAAGAGATAGAAAAAAGGGTTTATACCGTAATTAATGACGCTCAATATATGGAGGGTGCTAGAAATTTTATGGTAGAAAGTGCTGTATCTCAAGTGGGAGAAGGTGCAGGAAATCCACAAACCGATGGGGGATCTGCAGCAGAGATGCCTCATAAAGGGAAGATCACAGCTTCTATGCGGGAGTTTAAATTTAGACAAGGAGAAGATTCAGAAATTCTGAGACAAAAAGTTCAGGAAGCTTTAGATGGTATTTATCCGGGAGTCTTGATTTCTGTAGAGAAAGATCAAAATGGACCTCCAACCGGAGCTCCTATTAATATAGAACTAGAAGGTGAAGATTATAATGAACTTATCAATACTGCAGAGAGTATGAGAGAGTTCATTAATAATAAGAACATTGCAGCTATAGATGAGCTAAAAATAGATGTCAACAAAGATAAACCAGCCATGCAGGTTATTGTAGACCGAGAAAAAGCAGGAGAGCTTGGTGTAAGCGCCGGACAGGTTGGGCAACAACTTAGAAATTCTATATTTGGTACTAAAGCTGGGATCTATAAGAATGATGGTGAAGATTATGACATCTATGTTAGATTTGATGAAGAGAGCAGATATAATTCTAGTGCACTTTTCAATCAAGATCTCATCTTTAGAAATAATAAAGGTCAGTTACGTCAAATTCCTGTATCTGCTGTTGCCTCTAAGAAGAATAGCTCTGGCTTTAGCGCCATAAAACATAGGGATACCAGAAGAGTGGTAACTGTATATTCTGCATTATCTCCAGGATTTACAGATGCTGGTGCTGCGGTAGAGCAAATTCAAAATGAAATGAGAACGTATGAAGGTCTTTCTGATGATATTAAAGTAGATTATACAGGGCAGATAGAAGAGCAAAATAAGCAACAAGCTTTCCTAATGGGAGCTTTCTTTAGCGGCTTAGGATTAATATTCTTTATTCTGATCTTTCAATTTAATTCGATCTCTAAACCATTTATTATTATGATCGCCATATTCCTAAGTTTTATTGGGGTGTTTGGTGGAATTGTAATTAGCGGAGCTCCTTTTGTTATTATGATGACAATGATGGGTATTATCTCCCTTGCCGGAATTGTGGTAAATAACGGGGTAGTACTCTTAGATTATGCACAGCTGTTAATAGACAGGAAGAAAAATGAACTAGATCTGGAAGAACATGAATATCTTAATAAAGAACAATTATTAGATAGCATCATTCTAGCCGGGAAAGCACGTTTAAGACCAGTACTTTTAACTGCTATTACCACTATATTAGGTTTAATTCCATTAGCAATAGGACTTAACATAAATTTCTTTACATTATTTAGTGAGTTTGATGCCAATATCTATTTTGGAGGAGATAACGTTATATTTTGGGGACCACTAGCATGGACCGTGATCTACGGATTACTTATAGCTACTTTCTTAACATTAAATGTAGTTCCTATCTTATTCTATATTTCAATGAGAATAAAGATGTGGATAGCAACTAAGAAGAATGCAGATGCCATACCTAAAAATCAGGATGCTCCAATATCTGCGGATCTCTAA